In Corynebacterium sp. P4-C1, the sequence CCCTCGACGGACGTCCCGCATGGTTCGCAGCTGACGACTACCCGCAAGGACGCGTCAAGCTTGCCGACGAACCGATTCCGAGCCTGGCCACCGAAGATTTGCCCGACGACGATTCCTGAGCCGACTCCGCACTGCGGAGTCCCTGCGGTTTTGCATCCACTCCGCAAGAACTCCGCAGAAGCACCGCAGACACACCACCAGACCTACACTGGGCGCCATGTCGGACATGAAGCTTTTCACCATCGGGTATTCGCAGAAGAGCGCGGAAGAGTTCTTTGACCTGCTGCGCGAAAACGGTGTGAAGCGGGTGGTGGACATCCGGCGGCACAACACGAATCAGCTCGCCGGCTTCACCAAGAAAGACGATCTCGCGTGGTTCCTCGCAACCATCGCTGACATCGATTACGAGCACGTTCTGGAACTCGCACCGAGTGAGGAGCTCATGCACGCCTACCGCAAGGAGGGCCTGCCTTTCGACGAGTTCGCGGACAAGCTCCGCGCACAATTCGACGACCGGGAGATGCCCACCAAGGCCACTTTCGACCACGCGGCCTTGCTGTGCTCCGAGGCCGACCCCTCCACCTGCCACCGCATCGTGGCTGCGGAGTACCTGGCCGAAAAGTGGTCCGGGGTGGACATCGTCCGTCTCTAATGCCCCGAGCGTGTGGAAGAGTGAGTTCAAGGAACCGAGACGAGGGAAACACCCATGCCACTGCCCGACCTGACAGACGAAGAAAAACAGGCCATCATTCAGGCGCTCCAAGAAGCGAATGTCAATTGGCCTGGCTTCCTGCCTGAGGCGCAGTGGTAGAAGGACTTTCTCGTCGTCGGCTACTGGTGCCCGGAGTTCGACACTGAACCCGAGTTCGTAGTCCTCGGCCACGGCCCCGCGATCGTGGATACCCGCGACAACTCCGTTGAGTTCTATGGATCAGCCCCAGTCGGATGGACTGATGTGGTGTTCGCCGACGATTTCCCCCACGGGGTCATTCAACTCTCCGACAAGCCGGTCCCGGGATACCCGAAGATCAAAAGGGAGCCGCACCCTTCAGAGGAGATCCGCGCAACGCCGAGGAATACCTGGCAGGGATTGCGTCGGCAGGGAAACTAGTCGTTCCCGAGCACGTCATCAACGAGTGCGCGGACTCTCGCGTCAATGTCATCGCGCACCAAACGCATGCGCTCCATGCCCTCGATGCCGCGTGTCGACGGCTCGTCCGTCACCCACCGCTCGAGAGTCCCGCGCGCATCGTCGGGAAGCTCCAACTGCGCCTCCTCACCGATGACCACCACGCGGTCTGCGGCGCGCAGGAGCTCCGGGTCGATGGCTTTCGGGTGGCCGCCTGACATATCCGCGCCGACTTCTTCCAGCGACGCCGCCGATTCGGCGTTGA encodes:
- a CDS encoding DUF488 family protein codes for the protein MSDMKLFTIGYSQKSAEEFFDLLRENGVKRVVDIRRHNTNQLAGFTKKDDLAWFLATIADIDYEHVLELAPSEELMHAYRKEGLPFDEFADKLRAQFDDREMPTKATFDHAALLCSEADPSTCHRIVAAEYLAEKWSGVDIVRL
- a CDS encoding low molecular weight phosphatase family protein, yielding MPTTPKILFVCVRNGGKSQMAAALAEKHAGDKLEIHSAGTEPGTSINAESAASLEEVGADMSGGHPKAIDPELLRAADRVVVIGEEAQLELPDDARGTLERWVTDEPSTRGIEGMERMRLVRDDIDARVRALVDDVLGND